CGCTTGTTTTCCAGCTCTACTTCTAGATTGGGCAAGAAAGTGTTCTTTGACCCCGCTGTAAATGGCACCAAAATCGGCAGAATTGAATTCGAACTATACGACACTGTGGTTCCCAAGACAgctgaaaatttcagaGCGTTATGCACTGGCGAAAAGGGCTGGGGTTACAAAGGTGTTCCTTTCCACAGAGTTATCCCAGACTTCATGATCCAGGGTGGCGACACTGACTTGACCAACGGTTTTGGGGGCAAATCTATCTACGGTTCCAAGTTCGCCGACGAAaacttcatcaagaagCACGACAAAGCTGGTTTGCTATCTATGGCTAATTCTGGTCCAAACACTAACGGATct
The window above is part of the Saccharomyces kudriavzevii IFO 1802 strain IFO1802 genome assembly, chromosome: 13 genome. Proteins encoded here:
- the CPR3 gene encoding peptidylprolyl isomerase CPR3 (similar to Saccharomyces cerevisiae CPR3 (YML078W); ancestral locus Anc_4.347) gives rise to the protein MFKRSVIQQTRLFSSSTSRLGKKVFFDPAVNGTKIGRIEFELYDTVVPKTAENFRALCTGEKGWGYKGVPFHRVIPDFMIQGGDTDLTNGFGGKSIYGSKFADENFIKKHDKAGLLSMANSGPNTNGSQFFITTVPCPWLDGKHVVFGEVTKGMDVIKAIESYGTASGKPRADIAIEEAGEL